The DNA window ATCCTCTCTCTAAGATGGTGTTTAAGCATTTGTGCTGCAACAGCCACCCTCAGATTCTATTATCCTAGCGCAAAACACTTCCAAAACCATAAGAAAGCCATTTACAAGGATAATGCAGTTAGAGGAGCAAAATCATTTGGATAACAATATAACCAGAAGGATGGTTCAATCACAGTACTGCAGCTACCGTGGCTAAGCTCCCGACGGGCTTCCAAAAAAAAgcgcttatatatataaaatcgaATGCCTATTACATTTTAGAATACTGAATCTATTAAGTAATAGGCAATGACTATATATCATTGTTGATGTTTATAGCAAATAATGTGTGACGTCATTTTCAAGGACCAAAATACAGCCAAGCAATTCCTCCCAGCAGATGTAGAGAAAACATGCCCCCGCACCTAAATCTAAAATCGACAAATAAAGAGGGATCAGCGTATGGGAATTGTACTAAATGGCATGAACATGATACTCTAACAACTTTGAAAGACAGTGCAATCTTAAAGTAATTAGATTTCCTCAAATTGTAAATAACAGATTTTTTTGTAATGGTTTGTGAAGGAAGAGAGACCAGAGAAAACCAACTTACATTGTTTAGTTAAAATTGCCTGTCTGATAATAATACGTCTTTCTATGTAGTATGTTGCGGTGTGTTAGTGGTTTGGCTCCGAAGCCAAAAGACCCATCTGCTCAGTTAGAATTTCCAATTTCTGAGACTTCTCAAAGTGAGGTCCTTCGTCAGTTGCTCTGTTCTCCAAGTCATTGGACTTCTCCATCTGTTCtattaaatattcaaaactttGGGATCTCTCCAGCTGTGATCCAGCAATTGTTGTTCCGGTATCGGTTTCAGTATCAGTGCTCTCTTCAGAACCGGGTTTGGTGTCTTTAATATTCTCAATGAAAGGATTGGCTAAAAGCAGTTGTTCCCAAGAACCATCATCCACTAATTCTGGTAAAACAAACGAGGTATGATTTTCCAAACCCAAATTTTCATCCATAAGAAGTTCCATAAAATCTGGACTcacaaaaaaatctttcatcCCATCGGAAGATGGGTTAGATTCTCGTGGATTTTCTGGACCAATTGGTGGTGCATGTACAGGCTCGAACATCTCATCCACTGGTGGCTGGTACCTTACTATCATTCCCTCAGAAGCCAACTGATCAGCATCATCTGCACCCTGCTCCACTATGCTTCCTGGCTCAGCTATCCGccaattattttcctttttgtttagtAGCTGAGCTAGAAACCCTGGGCTTTGCACTGCCATCACTAAAAAAGACAGCATCTGCTGCTGATTTTTTTCCATTCCTTGAAGGCGATCCCTCAACAGGAGCAACTTATTGTCTGCAGTTTCCTGGTGCTGCCTGAGCTTAACCAACTCCTGTGTAACTGCATTTCTACCTGTCTTCAGGCTCTCAACTTCCTTCCAGAGACCCACATTTTCAACATTTTCACAATGCTCAATGGAGTTGTCTTGCTGCTGCACTGACTTTCGATTGTCTGTGCCCTGAGAATTTTTCCTCCTGCAGATATTCTTTAACAAATGTTTCTGCCCTCTGATAAATCCGTCATTTGCAAATTCCCACTGATCTGTATCAATTTTTCTAAATCCCTGAAACAAGTTTATGACTATTAGATACTTGAATAAAGCatgtaatttcaaattaaaagcaCAGACCACAGCAGTGAGGGTGGGGGGAGGGGTTAACATGTATGGCAACTGAACCACTTCATTCTTTACCATAAACATGGGTTGCGCTGCATAATTTTGTCACAAGAAATGATATCCAAAGTTGGACATAGTTTGTTAAAAACCTTGAAGCTTCTTACACACATTATGCAGTGTTTCCTCAAAGAGAAACTTTCAGAAACCAAGTTTTAAAAGGCCAAAGGCCCTTGCAGATATCAAACAAGAGGATGAATGAACAAGGGAAAACTGTGGGAATATTGGTCAATTTTTGCTTTACTTAATATTTCAATTAGTTCTAGATCATTACGAaattactcaaataaaaaagagacatgcatcagtttaattttaatcattCTCATAGGAACAGATGAAGACTAGTTAGCTTATTTTGCAATGAATGTTTTAACTACAAACAGaacttttacaaataaaaagataacaCTGCAATATTTTAGCAAGAATCACTTTCGAATGACTTATTCAAAGAACAACCTAGCAACTATGCAATTCTGAACCTTTGTGTCCACCCTCTTTGTTTTCTAAGCAAGGTCAGACTTGAACCAGGACCTTGTCTAGTCTAACTCTAAGACTGGGAAAGGCAAAAATCAAATGAGTAAACCCAATGAAAATGGACATAGAATTGTCACAATGCTCTCCTCAAAAGGGGGAAATAGTATGCCTATATGTGCGAAAAAACAGCAACCAACTAGAATCAATCCTCTTTTACAAGTGCACAGTTTACTAGCCAAATTGTTGCTGGAAAGATGCACAGAGAACAGCAGGGGAACAGTAATAGCTGAAATAATATCAGTCTTAACTTTAATCTATTGCTGCTTGGACATATATAACTCATGTTAATGAGTCTATAAATTGCAATTCTTGCTAAAGAGGAGTTAATTGGCTCCCTTTTCTCCCATCCCCATCATTTCCTACAACCTGTGTTCACCCAATGCCAGCACAAGTACACGagaaaggaaaaataagcaCAAAGAAAAATGTTCAGAAAAGACCTTCAAAACAAGTGAAAAATCACAACACAAGATGAGTAATGTATCAAGAAATACCAAAGCTATAAAATTTGCAATAGCAAACTTGGCATGCAACAAGCAAGGTGTAAGATCTTTATCGATCTTATCAGCCACACATCCCCAGGAATTGCTTCACTGCCACATGGGGACAACCTTAGCTGTATCCTGCCTCTCTAATACAAAAATGGCAATGTTCTACGAAGAAAGTATTAAAACACAGAAGCAAGACCCCTGGTAAAGATTCAAGAACATTGCCTTTACACCCAACCCAACCAGCTAGTTAATAACAATTAAGAAACCATATCTTGGTACTACTATATAccattattaaaaatctaaagcGTTGAAAGCAACGTACAAGTTCATCTTGGTACTATATACCATTATTCAATTTTGGTTACCAGTCTatacttgatattttatttccatTGGAACATAATTCAGTTAAGCCCTGCTtcgaaaattcaaaatattgtttatattaaAGACAATAAACTAACCcagaattttaaatattgttcacatcaaTTTTGATATTCGAAAAATTCATAACATCCGTTTAGTAATAATCAATCAATAAAGAACCccacaattaaaattcaatcgCACAACCAAAACAGGAAAGAAGcaagcaaaagaagaagaaaaaaaaccattgaagaacataaagaaagaaacagagaaaactCACATAGATATTGAGCTGCCTGACAAAACTAGAAGAATTGCTGTGCTTGAAGTACTTAGGCAGTAAGTGGACAGAGAATTCAGTCATGTCCCATATAACAAAGCTGTCATTGGTCTGGCTCCATGAGATTATCGAATTTGTTGATTCATCATCAACCATTTCATAGCATTTCTTCAAGAAAGGAGCCACCCCACTTTCGCTTGATTTCACCATTGCTGAAAAATATCAAcagacttttctttttttgcttctgGAGAAGACTGACTTTCTCTTCTGTTTGGATGGAGAGGTCAAGAAACCTGCCAATCTATCTGAGACCTGAGTGAGTCCTGGAGTGGAAAAGCATAAGACAACAAGGGTATAAAGGGAATAAAAGTTATATGGTTGTTGTACGGAGGGGTATGGCTGGGATTTGCGTTGGGTTCTGTACAGTATCGTGCTTGCTGTCCGGGAAAGTTCGGGATTGCAATGCGTGATAAGGGGGTGGTAGGCAGGTggattatttgtttaaaatttgaatttgtttttgtttaaaattaattttttagtgtttaattttttttaatgtattgatataaaaaattatagaaaatggttaattattgtatttctttttatttaatataaaaaataattatttggttagttaaataatttttattttttatactagattttatatataattatgtttgatGTGTGATTGCTGGGTTGTTTTGATTcgttcatcttttcttttctttctttcgttcGAAGTTAATGGGAAGCAAGTAGGAAGGAAGGGACATTCTAAAAAGGGaggtaaaaaaaaggaaggaaaggggGGATTGAGCAGGCAAGAAACACCCCGACACGTACCCTTTTTGACAATCacgaaaaagaaaaacgaagcCGTGACCACGCGCTTCAAAAACGTTGTCGTTCTCGTCGGTCTATTTACGCCTTCATCCTAGTCAGAAGGGTTGTTGTGAAACGACCTCGTTTTCTAATTTCATTCAAAACAACCAAAGTTTAGTTAGGTACCCTGATCTCAGGGACGCTTGGTATTGctgtacttttaaaatacaattgttcttacataatttttatctaaaaataatgtttggttaatgcttattttattttaaaataaaaaaatgcgtcactttaaaagaaaattgatttgcttttgaaacaaagaaatgTATCTCATGCTTTTAATCAAAAGCACAGCTACTTGTTGacgaattcatttttttttaattaaaatgacaactttctctattatttgtttttaatattacataTATCAAATATGCTAGTGTTTTATATAactcaattttatatattttttaccatatcactagttttattgaaataatgCATATATGTGTATATTATTCAtcatatttaactttttttagttttttttttaaattaactaaaaaatctaaaattgtgGAACATGTATAAAACTACACGAGATCTAAAAATTGTGGCTGTTTAAGTTAAGCGTCTTTCATgagttaattttatagattttaaagctagcctattgttttttaaaatattttttccttttattaattaGTATACTAATATAAATTTAGGATCGTGTTTAATGAATAGAGCATGTAAGGCAGGGAGTCAGCAACGCTCAAATTTCCAAATCCAACACACCTTACCTAGGTTTATTTGGTTTAAGATTTGATTTCTTTACTCTAAACTGATCAGTGCATGTGTTTGGCGTGGTAGAactagaaattttaaaaattttaattttttttattttaactgaatttttttgtttttgaataaaaaaatattattctaatatatttttaaataaaaaaaatatctattattGTTACAAAGATTACATTTGAAGACCACACAACCACTTTAGACACCTGGTTTGATTGGAGATGCTTTTTAAGAGTATTAATTAGTACATGCGCTCCGCTTAAAAAGCGGGGTAACATTCGGGTGCTTTGTACAAAACaacgaaaaagaagaaaacattaaTTTGCTGAGCACATCACAAGTTCCCATGGCTATCGTAAATTTGCTCATGACACCTGCAGCCAGCTATTGTGCATGCCATACAAATGGTGTCGACACAGAACGAGTAGTTAGCAGACAAATTCATTTTTGGAAGTTTGCTTAACAAACACTCGAAATTTGTTGATTACAACAAGGCATCAAGAAGCACGTCTCTAGTCTCTGCTGACAGGGAAGACTGAAGATCTAATCTGGAGTCCCTTGAGCGAGCCTAAGGAAGCTGAAACCTATCCAGCAATGGCTTTTCGTTATTCCTCCAGACAGAGGCTCTAAGAAAGGTCTCTTTTCTCTATCCCTGAATGagctgtttttcttttctttacatgtCATGACACTTGACAAAGAATGAGTCAAGAGATTATCTGTTCTTAGAAACTAATCACTTATCAAACACGTGGAATCAGTTTTTAAAATCGATCCCCATTGACAAGGCTGGATGATCAGTTAAAATGCACGTCTCTACTATATATAGATAGATGATTAAAGAATGAACTGCAGACAAGGAGAAATTAACCAGGCTAGCAGGCAGCAATGGGTTTCGTTTTACCTTCGAAAGGAATTCTCCAAAGCGAGGCGCTCAAAAAGGTCTCTCTTCCCTTCTGTCCCTCCAGTGCACTGCTAATGTGTGATTGTTTATGTACAAATCAACCTCTGATTTGGTCTGATATATAGTCGTCCGGGCTTCTCCTGGTTCATCTCTCTTTCTCGATcacaatttttaatatttaaatttgtaaagcATGTGGAACTCAATTGGTTCAAATGGTGAAGTGGCACTAGCATGTTAGCCTCTGCGAGATCAATGGCTGAAATCCCCGTTTCCGCCGTCCCAGGCTATGCTTCCATTgctaaataaaaatctcaatatGACATTGCTACGATTGCATGTTTCTTTTTCAGAGCAtgattaaatatcatttttctttattgctatagttattattaaatacaatccTAGATATATAGAGGGGAGTTTAAGCCTCAAGAAACGTCTTTTTAAGAATCTTTTTAATTAGCTCTTACTTCTTAACcatcccttttcttcttttcttttcttaatttgttcaAATTAATGACCCGAATTTTCCCGTTTATGATATAGTACATATATGAAACCAGTGCATATCCTGGGGAGCATGAGCAACTAAAGGAGCTACGAGAAGCAACGGCAAAAAAATATGGCAACTTGTAAGTGatatatattattagaaattaaagtGTGAGATTTCTTACAAAAACAATTACGCTTTCGGTACGGTAAGTTATGTAGTAAACAAAGTaagaaattagatttaaaaaaaacattgcgcAAGCAGTTTGAAATTTGCAATATTGCAGAAGTGAGATGGCTATACCAGTTGATGAAGGGCGTTTCCTATCAATGCTTATGAAAATCATGAATCCCAAGAAGACTCTGGAGGTTGGTGTCTTTACAGGCTATTCTCTCCTTTCCACTGCACTCGCCTTGCCTAATGAAAGCCAGGTAGGTGATTTGTGAAGGAAACATCAATTTCTCTTATGTTTTAACATTACATATTGGCCTGTGCTCTACATGATCCGCGCCATTAATGGCTTCATCAGCGAGCGATTTACTGCAAGCCCTCTTTAGAGCCTGTTTTTCAATCCTTGCATCCCTTACCTGCCAttagcagaaacaaaaaaagcagaaaattatatgaaagaattaattagtgATCGTGTATTTAGATTGGTGACTGATTTGTGCTCTGCAGATAACAGCGATAGACATAGATCGAGAAGCTTATGAAGTTGGATTACCATGCATTCAAAAGGCTGGCATGGAGAATAAAATCAAGTTCATTCAAGCAGATGCCATCTCAGTTTTAAATGAAATGCTAAACAATGTAAGTTTCTCAATTTCGCATGCCATTGAACTTAATTTGTTCGTGGAAAGAGTTAGCTTTTGAATGCTCGCgtacctaatatatatattaaaatttgagcattgaaaaaaggaagaaataatGAGGTATTTTCGTTAATTAGCGCTgttttttcctcaaaaaaaaaagaaagaaattgttcAAATAACACAGTAAACAAGAAGTACAACACTCAAACTTGTTATGATTCAAAATTACGTAACGTCAAAGAAATTGTGAAATGTACTAGGATAAATTACAATGAGaatagaaagggaaaaaaagagagagggtcAAAGATATATCAAATATTAGATGACAATATCACTTGCATTATTGACAAATTCtctgtaaaataaatttaacaatattaaaaaatattattaacaataattaaaatggaTCATATTTATCATTCAAAGACAAATAAacaattacaatgaaaaaaaaactaaaaaatacaacGAAACTTCAATTACAATATCATTAGAACGTACCAACAGAAAATTTTGTAATTGTTTAAATTGCCCCacaatgatttgttttgttttagaaaatttcttaattgatttttgttatctTGGAAAGTTAGTTTACTTCCTAGCGTGTATaaggaaattaatataaagtatATCACCACCTCCAAGGATTATCACTATATCACATGTCTATAATGTTTCTTTTCTATACCCGGATACCtgcttttgtttaattttggatTCGTTTCAGGATATGCAGCCAGAATTTGACTTTGCGTTCGTAGACGCTGACAAGCCTAACTACAAGCATTATCATGAGCAATTATTGAAACTGGTTAAGATTGGAGGTGTGATTGCTTATGATAACACACTGTGGTTTGGCATGGTTGCAAAAGAAGAAGACGAGGTGCCAGAGCATTTGAGGACTGTCCGGACAGTCATCATGGAATTCAATAAACTAATAAGCTCCGATCCCCGTTTAGAGATTTCCCAAGTTTCCGTTGGTGATGGTGTTACACTATGCCGGCGCCTTTACTGAAAATTTTACATCTAGAAGACCTCCTCAATTGGGAATATGCTTGCAGATCTTCGATTACTAATTTTCTGTTCTCTGTTATGAATGTGTAAGGCTTATATATACATTTTCTTAAATCCGATAGCTCGCCTACCGCCATCGAATGAACTTCAACAGATATAGCAAATAGCAAGAAAAACCGGTCACCCTCGATGCGTGTCCACAACGATTTCGAATAAGACCACCAACGCTAGCATCGCCAGGGTTACCCAAAAAGTAATCCCATTACCATTTAACTCCCACCAAGAAGCCTGAGGATCTAATGCCATGAAAAAAGTCTGCAGTAATCATCATTCGCAATCGACGGTTCATCATCGGAACAGGCAGGCCTGAACTTAATTCCTGCAGAACTGCCGACGTCAAATAAGTGGTGAACCACCGCACTTGAACTAAAAAACAAGCTTTCCATGAAGTGCGATTCTAGATCTGGGCTTGAAACATAGGCCTGGCATATGCATCTGGTTGTTGGGCTTGACAAAGATGAAAGTTTGcctaaaaaacaagtaaaatcattgattGCCGAATATACACTGTCAAAAACAAAACACGGAGAACATGTGAAATTTAAGAAATGGcgtcataaaaaaacaaaaacaaccaacTCTTAAAGTTCATACCGAAACACCTTTAGATTATTCTAAGCCTAAAATTTGATatatccaattaaaaaataaaaggatccaaaaaaatctttcaaataagaacaaaatcgtaaataaaaataaaacatggaaaCTAAAATAAGTTTTCTTGGAATTCAGGGAGTAGAATgagacttttttaaaaaaatacaagtgacCAGGGTGCCTTTTCCATTACAGCGCATCTTCATGACCCAATCTTCGATCATATAccaagaatattaattaaaggaaATCTAATCGTACGCGTGCGACTCTGCACCATAAGACTCGTCCAATTAAACGTTCTGTTTATGATTAAAGTCCTTTTTTAGCGAGGGGTATGGATATGCTTTTATTGTGCTAGCAATTCTCTGTTAGCTTTGAGTTCTTAAGTTACAtgctaatggttttttttttattattttaataaccaacttaatttattttttaatgaaaatttaaaatataatttatattattttttaatatattttttcaaataaaaattcttcttgaaacttacacaaacttaatttttattaaataaataaaaaataaaaatttcaaactcatattttcttaatcattaaaattatcattcaaCTATTACCATgttgaaaatacaaaagaaaccaactttaaatgaaacaataattaattttattgacgAAGAAAAGGTCTGTTTATAGATTTtagaatgtgtttgtttttgcttttatgaTTGAGGTTGTAATTGGGTACAACCCATTTATGCATaaacctcaaccacaaaaagctattttttcttgttttttaatgaatctCACACCTAAACCTCAAACTCCAcctcaaatacaaacacacacttaCATCACAACACTTCTTCTTAATATTGACCACTACTTCAATAGAATAGGACAACAAGAATCATTTATTTTCGCCACAAGCTTTTGgaggtgaaaaaaatattaaattaatatttatttttattataacctgtttttaaaatatttttatttaaaaaattaatactttatattttatttttaatgtgattgtattaaaaataaaaaatctaaataaatattattttaacactttTCATTCTAAACCATACCAGCGAACACATGTTAAGACGGCGTTGAACCCTCGAGACATCCAGTTTGGTATTCTAAACCATGACTTGATAGTGACAACATCCGATCTTGACTTGAAAAATTTAATGTAGTCTTCGTTGAACCAGATTTTGCAACTTCCCATTAAAATTTTTTGCCATGTCAATTTAGAAAACGTATTTGAAAGCCAATGTCTCTGGATCTCCGCGGAAGCATCTGAGAAGCTTCCGTAATACAGAATAACCTTTTCTCTAtccttgtttatttatttatcttggaTAAACTCTATCCTTGATTCTTAATTCCTAAACTTTTATTCCATTGTGCTCAGAATTTTAACCTCGTATTTTTCAGTGGAAGTATTCAAATATTAATTGGTATGATGCGAGAGGGTAATATGCCGAAGACATGTTTAGTTGGTTGTGATATATCATGTAATGTGACACTTTGTtatcttttaatgtttgattatgtaattttcaaaattaatagaTCAATATACAGTTCATGTTAATGATGTGATTGCTTTGAAACAGTAAATTCAACAACCGGATAGGTAGAAATttgcaatttaaatttaaacaaaaattaattcccAGATGAAAGTTACTATGTTTTTAGACACGTATAACtatttataataatagtaaaattatgCAATTGCCGTTGTAAAATAAAACTGTTGGACTAGACATTTGGGACATATTGTATTTTCACAACgacaattattttaaacatattttgcATGGTGAGATTTGTTATTTCAGTATTTTCAACATGGTAAAATTATAACCTTAACCTTGAAATAAAACATACTtgtgtttttacaaaaaaaaaatatatatattactctctcatgaggtttttttttatcattgtatattgattttattataattttaaaagttacttgaaaatgttgttgtaattatcatatattgaatattattttgaaaaatctacgTGTTTGTACAGCTATTTGACcaccaaatgtttttttttaaagcaggatttgaaataaaataatttattaaattacaaatgttttttttttcattcttgttttttttttgctttggtaagtttttttatttatatttttcaacaattttattatttaaaattaaattgattggtaATGAAGcttattaattgaattcaagtttaatatttaataagttataaatttttaaaattagaagagGTTTAGGAGGTTTGcgtgagtttttttaattttattttttaagttgattttttttatatttttttgttttccttttattaagttaatactgagttgtttgataatctaaataagctcaaaaataaatattttatcttttttattgtttttttttttcattttatctaaattATCTCTCAAACCAGCAAGGGGAGAGTTGAATTTCTTTTAGCCTAGCACTTTTtccatatcaaaaaaatatttgttcgaCTTGTGACGAAAGGAGGGTAACCTGTTCAGTTTTgaaactaaatataaagaaagaaaagaaaataataaagtaaagaTGAAAGTATCCatgaatataaatatatcttttgatggtgcataataactaaaaaaaaaaaacaactcaatgtCGTATTAGCCCCAACAGCATGGTTAATCACCACCTCTTGTTGTTCGGGTCAGCACTAGCGCCATGGTCGAAGCAACTATACCTTGGTCCGAGCGGCTAGACCTTACCATTAGGATCTAGCCTAAACAGTTAGTTTTTAATCTCTGCccatgtttttttccttccaaacttttttcctttttttttttttttttctcaccacgTGTGTTGTTCAAAAAGCAAAAAGCGCACACCGAACATTCTTTCGAATCTTGAGTAGCCAGAAAGGGACACCACGCACAGCTAataatcgttaacttcagaatttaaattaattgagatgcaTATAGAttgatttgaatatttatattaataaataaaaattatgttttttattaataaattataaatttttacagAGGGTTCATACTATATTTTTTAGCCAATAATAATAGTGTAGACTAACCTTACATCAGTAACATCAATAACAGTGTAAAATACTACAAACCAACAataaacatcaatatttttaccAATTAATTATAACATCACTCTTTACATCCTAATatgaattaatgaaattaaaatttataaatatttcgaGTTATCTAAATTCTTATACTTAACAATTTCACTTTTcaataattctatttttatatttggcctcaatttttttatacaattactGAATTAAATATCATGGAATTTCTCGTTAGGTGAAGAACTTGTTTTCTCAAGCA is part of the Populus alba chromosome 10, ASM523922v2, whole genome shotgun sequence genome and encodes:
- the LOC118046454 gene encoding caffeoyl-CoA O-methyltransferase isoform X1 — protein: MGFVLPSKGILQSEALKKYIYETSAYPGEHEQLKELREATAKKYGNLSEMAIPVDEGRFLSMLMKIMNPKKTLEVGVFTGYSLLSTALALPNESQITAIDIDREAYEVGLPCIQKAGMENKIKFIQADAISVLNEMLNNDMQPEFDFAFVDADKPNYKHYHEQLLKLVKIGGVIAYDNTLWFGMVAKEEDEVPEHLRTVRTVIMEFNKLISSDPRLEISQVSVGDGVTLCRRLY
- the LOC118046454 gene encoding caffeoyl-CoA O-methyltransferase isoform X2, producing MGFVLPSKGILQSEALKKYIYETSAYPGEHEQLKELREATAKKYGNLSEMAIPVDEGRFLSMLMKIMNPKKTLEVGVFTGYSLLSTALALPNESQITAIDIDREAYEVGLPCIQKAGMENKIKFIQADAISVLNEMLNNPEFDFAFVDADKPNYKHYHEQLLKLVKIGGVIAYDNTLWFGMVAKEEDEVPEHLRTVRTVIMEFNKLISSDPRLEISQVSVGDGVTLCRRLY
- the LOC118046456 gene encoding heat stress transcription factor A-8, which encodes MVKSSESGVAPFLKKCYEMVDDESTNSIISWSQTNDSFVIWDMTEFSVHLLPKYFKHSNSSSFVRQLNIYGFRKIDTDQWEFANDGFIRGQKHLLKNICRRKNSQGTDNRKSVQQQDNSIEHCENVENVGLWKEVESLKTGRNAVTQELVKLRQHQETADNKLLLLRDRLQGMEKNQQQMLSFLVMAVQSPGFLAQLLNKKENNWRIAEPGSIVEQGADDADQLASEGMIVRYQPPVDEMFEPVHAPPIGPENPRESNPSSDGMKDFFVSPDFMELLMDENLGLENHTSFVLPELVDDGSWEQLLLANPFIENIKDTKPGSEESTDTETDTGTTIAGSQLERSQSFEYLIEQMEKSNDLENRATDEGPHFEKSQKLEILTEQMGLLASEPNH